The Schistocerca americana isolate TAMUIC-IGC-003095 chromosome 5, iqSchAmer2.1, whole genome shotgun sequence genome includes a window with the following:
- the LOC124616773 gene encoding uncharacterized protein LOC124616773, translating into MNMPAPCLRFTQINCVLENIISDMCEDSMVTAVVEAIADNDPLDENDSGHVRTDLVVSCDGTFMKRGHMSLCGVSSVVSIETGKLLDVQVMSKFCHNYALSGECEEAVKGHNCSKTFSGSSGGMEGAGMQIIFKRSVKECGVRYVEYLGDGDSNVFKSVNERKLYGELSIEKLECIGHIQKRMGSRLRKLVSDMKG; encoded by the coding sequence ATGAATATGCCAGCACCATGTCTGAGATTTACACAAATAAACTGTGTACTGGAAAACATAATTTCTGACATGTGTGAGGACAGTATGGTAACAGCTGTAGTAGAAGCTATTGCAGACAATGATCCGTTAGACGAGAACGATTCTGGTCATGTTAGGACAGATCTTGTTGTGTCATGTGATGGTACATTCATGAAAAGAGGGCATATGTCTTTATGTGGTGTGTCAAGTGTCGTAAGTATTGAAACAGGGAAGTTACTAGATGTTCAAGTTATGAGCAAATTCTGCCATAACTATGCACTTAGTGGAGAATGTGAAGAAGCTGTAAAAGGACATAACTGCAGCAAAACATTTTCTGGTTCTAGTGGTGGAATGGAAGGAGCTGGtatgcaaattatttttaagagatcTGTCAAGGAATGTGGAGTCAGATATGTGGAATATCTGGGGGATGGTGACTCCAATGTATTCAAGTCTGTGAATGAGAGAAAACTTTATGGAGAACTTTCAATTGAGAAACTTGAATGCATAGGTCACATCCAGAAGAGAATGGGTTCAAGATTGAGGAAACTTGTCAGTGACATGAAAGGCTAA